The Heptranchias perlo isolate sHepPer1 unplaced genomic scaffold, sHepPer1.hap1 HAP1_SCAFFOLD_597, whole genome shotgun sequence genome has a window encoding:
- the LOC137316640 gene encoding calpain-1 catalytic subunit-like encodes MSSYEMRLALESAGFKINNRIHQSIVGRYAEDDALDFDNFISCLVRLEAMFRSFKALEQEDGTIEMNLNEWLTLTMSG; translated from the exons ATGAGTTCCTATGAAATGAGACTCGCCCTCGAATCGGCAG GTTTTAAAATCAACAATCGCATTCACCAATCCATCGTCGGTCGTTACGCTGAGGACGACGCGCTGGATTTTGACAACTTCATCTCCTGCCTGGTCAGACTGGAGGCCATGTTCA GATCGTTCAAAGCTCTGGAGCAGGAGGACGGGACCATTGAGATGAACCTGAACGAA TGGCTCACTCTCACCATGTCGGGCTAA
- the LOC137316643 gene encoding uncharacterized protein, giving the protein MTLRLDVTPPRRGGGGEPRVSLLPRPIHPRLPHPPLPSPRFRLPHPPLPSVRLQIPHPPLPPPSVSESPILPSPPVRPSPNPPSSPPPPSVRLRIPHPPLPPRPSPNPPSSPPPPSVSESPILPSPPVCPSPNPPSSPPPPSVSESPILPSPPRPSPNPPSSPPPPSVRLRIPHPPLPPRPSPNPPSSPPPPSVSESPILPSPPVCPSPNPPSSPPPPSVRLRIPHPPLPPRLSVSESPILPSPPPSVRLRIPHPPLPPPSVRLRIPHPPLPPPSVSESPILPSRPSVSESPILPSPPVCPSPNPPSSPPPPSVSESPILPSRPSVSESPILPSRPSVSESPILPSPPVCPSPNPPSSPPVRLSPNPPSSPPPPSVRLRIPHPPLPPRPSPNPPSSPPPPSVSESPILPSPPVCPSPNPPSSPPPPRLSVSESPILPSPPVRPSPNPPSSPPPPRLSVSESPILPSPPRLSVSESPILPSPPRPSPNPPSSPPVRPSPNPPSSPPPPSVRLRIPHPPLPPRPSPNPPSSPPVRPSPNPPSSPPVRPSPNPPSSPPPPSVRLRIPHPPLPSVCLRIPHPPLPPRLSVSESPILPSPPVRLRIPHPPLPPRPSPNPPSSPPLPSVRLRIPHPPLPPRLSVSESPILPSPPVRLRIPHPPLPSVRLQIPHPPLPPRLSVSESPILPSPPVRLRIPHPPLPSVRLRIPHPPLPPPSVRLRIPHPPLPPRPSPNPPSSPPPPSVSESPILPSPPVCPSPNPPSSPPLPSVRLRIPHPPLPPRLSVSESPILPSPPVCPSPNPPSSPPLPSVRLRIPHPPLPPRLSVSESPILPSPPVRLRIPHPPLPPRPSPNPPSSPPPPSVSESPILPSRPSVSESPILPSPPVCPSPNPPSSPPVRLSPNPPSSPPPPVCPSPNPPSSPPPVRPSPNPPSSPPLPSVRLRIPHPPLPSVRLRIPHPPLPPRLSVSESPILPSPPVCPSPNPPSSPPVCPSPNPPSSPPPPSVRLRIPHPPLPSVRLRIPHPPLPSRLSVSESPILPSPPRPSPNPPSSPPPPSVSESPILPSPPPPSVSESPILPPRPSPNPPSSPPPPSVSESPILPSPPVRLRLPPPPLLGVPGARTLYLH; this is encoded by the exons ATGACCCTGAGACTGGACGTGACTCCGCCCC ggagaggcggTGGGGGTGAACCCCGTGTgagcctcctcccccgccccatccatcCT cgtctcccccatcctcccctcccctccccccgcttccgtctcccccatcctcccctcccgtccgtccgtctccaaatcccccatcctcccctcccccccccgtctgtctccgaatcccccatcctcccctcccctcccgtccgtccgtctccgaatcccccatcctcccctccccccccgtctgtccgtctccgaatcccccatcctcccctccccccccgtccgtctccgaatcccccatcctcccctccccccccgtccgtctccgaatcccccatcctcccctccccccccgtctgtccgtctccgaatcccccatcctcccctccccccccgtccgtctccgaatcccccatcctcccctcccccccccgtccgtctccgaatcccccatcctcccctccccccccgtctgtccgtctccgaatcccccatcctcccctccccccccgtccgtctccgaatcccccatcctcccctccccccccgtccgtctccgaatcccccatcctcccctcccctcccgtctgtccgtctccgaatcccccatcctcccctccccccccgtctgtccgtctccgaatcccccatcctcccctccccccccgtctgtccgtctccgaatcccccatcctcccctccccccccccgtctgtccgtctccgaatcccccatcctcccctcccccccccgtctgtccgtctccgaatcccccatcctcccctcccccccccgtccgtctccgaatcccccatcctcccctcccgtccgtccgtctccgaatcccccatcctcccctccccccccgtctgtccgtctccgaatcccccatcctcccctccccccccgtccgtctccgaatcccccatcctcccctcccgtccgtccgtctccgaatcccccatcctcccctcccgtccgtccgtctccgaatcccccatcctcccctccccccccgtctgtccgtctccgaatcccccatcctcccctcccgtcCGTCTGTCTCcgaatcccccatcctcccctccccccccgtctgtccgtctccgaatcccccatcctcccctccccccccgtccgtctccgaatcccccatcctcccctccccccccgtccgtctccgaatcccccatcctcccctccccccccgtctgtccgtctccgaatcccccatcctcccctccccccccccgtctgtccgtctccgaatcccccatcctcccctcccctcccgtccgtccgtctccgaatcccccatcctcccctccccccccccgtctgtccgtctccgaatcccccatcctcccctcccccccccgtctgtccgtctccgaatcccccatcctcccctcccccccccgtccgtctccgaatcccccatcctcccctcccgtccgtccgtctccgaatcccccatcctcccctccccccccgtctgtccgtctccgaatcccccatcctcccctccccccccgtccgtctccgaatcccccatcctcccctcccgtccgtccgtctccgaatcccccatcctcccctcccgtccgtccgtctccgaatcccccatcctcccctccccccccgtctgtccgtctccgaatcccccatcctcccctcccgtcCGTCTGTCTCcgaatcccccatcctcccctccccccccgtctgtccgtctccgaatcccccatcctcccctccccccccgtccgtctccgaatcccccatcctcccctccccccccgtccgtctccgaatcccccatcctcccctcccctcccgtccgtccgtctccgaatcccccatcctcccctccccccccgtctgtccgtctccgaatcccccatcctcccctccccccccgtccgtctccgaatcccccatcctcccctcccgtccgtccgtctccaaatcccccatcctcccctccccccccgtctgtccgtctccgaatcccccatcctcccctccccccccgtccgtctccgaatcccccatcctcccctcccgtccgtccgtctccgaatcccccatcctcccctcccccccccgtctgtccgtctccgaatcccccatcctcccctccccccccgtccgtctccgaatcccccatcctcccctccccccccgtccgtctccgaatcccccatcctcccctccccccccgtctgtccgtctccgaatcccccatcctcccctcccctcccgtctgtccgtctccgaatcccccatcctcccctccccccccgtctgtccgtctccgaatcccccatcctcccctccccccccgtctgtccgtctccgaatcctccatcctcccctcccctcccgtccgtccgtctccgaatcccccatcctcccctccccccccgtctgtccgtctccgaatcccccatcctcccctccccccccgtccgtctccgaatcccccatcctcccctccccccccgtccgtctccgaatcccccatcctcccctccccccccgtccgtctccgaatcccccatcctcccctcccgtccgtccgtctccgaatcccccatcctcccctccccccccgtctgtccgtctccgaatcccccatcctcccctcccgtcCGTCTGTCTCcgaatcccccatcctcccctcccccccccgtctgtccgtctccgaatcccccatcctcccctccccccgtccgtccgtctccgaatcccccatcctcccctcccctcccgtccgtccgtctccgaatcccccatcctcccctcccgtccgtccgtctccgaatcccccatcctcccctccccccccgtctgtccgtctccgaatcccccatcctcccctccccccccgtctgtccgtctccgaatcccccatcctcccctcccgtctgtccgtctccgaatcccccatcctcccctccccccccgtctgtccgtctccgaatcccccatcctcccctcccgtctgtccgtctccgaatcccccatcctcccctcccctcccgtctgtccgtctccgaatcccccatcctcccctcccccccccgtccgtctccgaatcccccatcctcccctccccccccgtccgtctccgaatcccccatcctcccctcccctccccccccgtccgtctccgaatcccccatcctccccccccgtccgtctccgaatcccccatcctcccctccacccccgtctgtctccgaatcccccatcctcccctccccccccgtccgtctccgtctcccccccccacccttgctgGGAGTTCCAGGGGCTCGGACTCTGTACCTGCACTGA